The Kitasatospora paranensis genome has a window encoding:
- a CDS encoding ABC transporter ATP-binding protein — translation MTSDTAGVAPSYQDLQRAALAAAEPVRYGADAAIVCDRLVRIFTADRVEVQALQGLDLVVDRGDLVALVGASGSGKSTLLAILAGLDVPTAGSAAVGGCDLLAMNAGERLRYRREVVGFVWQQTARNLMPFLTSAQNIALPLQLRGGRRGPGAKRRHRARVAELLEALGIGDLADRRPAELSGGQQQRVAIAVAMANDPAVLLADEPTGELDSETAAGIFEAFRTVNRELGTTVVIVTHDPMVAGEVRRTVAVRDGRTSTEVLRRTVTAEDGSEQVSEREYVVLDRAGRVQLPPAFLRALGMERRVAVDLAADHIAVRADDTDR, via the coding sequence ATGACCAGCGACACGGCCGGCGTGGCACCGAGCTACCAGGACCTGCAGCGGGCCGCGCTGGCCGCGGCGGAGCCCGTCCGGTACGGCGCGGACGCCGCGATCGTCTGCGACCGGCTGGTGCGGATCTTCACCGCCGACCGGGTCGAGGTGCAGGCCCTCCAGGGGCTCGACCTGGTGGTGGACCGCGGCGACCTGGTGGCCCTGGTCGGCGCCTCCGGCAGCGGCAAGTCCACGCTGCTGGCGATCCTCGCCGGGCTCGACGTGCCCACGGCCGGCTCCGCCGCCGTCGGGGGCTGCGACCTGCTCGCGATGAACGCCGGCGAGCGCCTGCGCTACCGCCGCGAGGTGGTCGGGTTCGTGTGGCAGCAGACCGCCCGCAACCTGATGCCGTTCCTGACGTCCGCGCAGAACATCGCCCTGCCGCTGCAACTGCGCGGCGGGCGCCGCGGCCCGGGGGCCAAGCGGCGGCACCGGGCGCGCGTCGCCGAGCTGCTGGAGGCGCTCGGCATCGGTGACCTGGCCGACCGCCGCCCGGCGGAGCTCTCCGGCGGCCAGCAGCAGCGGGTGGCGATCGCGGTGGCGATGGCCAACGATCCGGCCGTGCTGCTCGCCGACGAGCCGACCGGCGAGCTCGACTCCGAGACGGCCGCGGGCATCTTCGAGGCCTTCCGCACCGTCAACCGCGAGCTGGGCACCACGGTGGTGATCGTCACGCACGACCCGATGGTGGCCGGCGAGGTGCGCCGCACGGTGGCCGTCCGGGACGGCCGGACCAGCACCGAGGTGCTGCGGCGGACGGTCACTGCCGAGGACGGCTCGGAGCAGGTCAGCGAGCGGGAGTACGTCGTCCTCGACCGGGCCGGGCGGGTGCAGCTGCCGCCGGCCTTCCTGCGGGCGCTGGGCATGGAGCGCCGGGTCGCGGTCGACCTGGCCGCCGACCACATCGCCGTCCGGGCGGACGACACGGACCGCTAG
- a CDS encoding FtsX-like permease family protein, translated as MVAAGHRPRRPRARPGRRGAARRPDGHPEPAGPGRDRGRPARRPVRRRRAGRTGRPGARRRRARRDRLRHRDGRLRRRARGEFAVLTALGAPRRALTRTVPAQQAVLGVLGLTTGLALGALLVRLVVPLAVLTPQARRPVPAVVVQLPPGQVAVLAAVVCLALLVPAVLTGRRHAEAAARLRHLEDM; from the coding sequence ATGGTGGCTGCCGGGCACCGGCCCCGCCGACCCCGTGCCCGGCCGGGCCGCCGAGGCGCTGCGCGGCGACCCGACGGCCACCCAGAGCCTGCAGGTCCGGGACGAGATCGCGGCCGCCCTGCGCGCCGACCCGTACGGCGCCGCCGCGCAGGCCGCACTGGCCGCCCTGGCGCTCGCCGCCGTCGTGCTCGCCGCGATCGGCTTCGCCACCGCGACGGCCGGCTCCGCCGCCGAGCGCGCGGGGAGTTCGCGGTGCTGACCGCGCTCGGCGCACCCCGCCGCGCGCTGACCCGGACCGTGCCCGCGCAGCAGGCGGTACTGGGCGTGCTGGGCCTGACGACCGGTCTCGCCCTCGGCGCCCTGCTCGTCCGGCTGGTCGTCCCGCTCGCCGTGCTGACCCCGCAGGCCCGCCGCCCGGTGCCCGCGGTCGTCGTCCAGCTGCCGCCCGGCCAGGTGGCCGTGCTCGCCGCCGTGGTCTGCCTCGCCCTGCTCGTCCCCGCGGTGCTCACCGGCCGCCGCCACGCCGAGGCCGCCGCCCGGCTCCGCCACCTGGAGGACATGTGA
- a CDS encoding ABC transporter ATP-binding protein, with protein sequence MTQRQGPADPAAPMVAVEEVRRSFGSGPRAVHALRGVSLEIPRGELTALKGRSGSGKTTLLNLVGGLDRPSGGRIVLDGTDLGDLDEDGRLALRRDRIGFVFQSFGLIPILTAAENVGVPLRMRRAPVAEREERVRTLLALVGLAGHADQRPGELSGGQQQRVAVARALANEPSLIIADEPTGQLDSETGRSVMELLRAVVRSEGVTVLVATHDQNLMEVADRVVELADGRIVGERRPAAAAR encoded by the coding sequence ATGACACAGCGACAGGGGCCGGCCGACCCGGCGGCACCGATGGTGGCCGTCGAGGAGGTGCGGCGCAGCTTCGGCAGCGGCCCGCGGGCGGTGCACGCGCTGCGCGGGGTGTCGCTGGAGATCCCGCGCGGCGAGCTGACGGCGCTGAAGGGCCGGTCGGGGTCGGGCAAGACCACCCTGCTGAACCTGGTCGGCGGTCTGGACCGGCCCTCCGGCGGGCGGATCGTGCTGGACGGCACGGACCTGGGCGACCTGGACGAGGACGGCCGGCTGGCCCTGCGGCGGGACCGGATCGGCTTCGTCTTCCAGTCCTTCGGGCTGATCCCGATCCTCACCGCCGCGGAGAACGTGGGGGTGCCGCTGCGGATGCGCCGGGCGCCGGTGGCGGAGCGGGAGGAGCGGGTGCGCACGCTGCTGGCGCTCGTCGGCCTCGCGGGCCATGCCGATCAGCGGCCCGGGGAGCTCTCCGGCGGGCAGCAGCAGCGGGTGGCCGTCGCCCGGGCGCTGGCCAACGAGCCGTCGCTGATCATCGCGGACGAGCCGACCGGGCAGCTGGACTCCGAGACCGGACGCTCCGTCATGGAGCTGCTGCGCGCGGTGGTCCGCAGCGAGGGGGTCACCGTGCTGGTGGCGACGCACGACCAGAACCTGATGGAGGTCGCGGACCGGGTGGTGGAGCTCGCCGACGGCCGGATCGTCGGCGAGCGTCGACCCGCCGCGGCGGCCCGATGA
- a CDS encoding VOC family protein, which produces MARDLDVAQSFYGPLLGWTFQPGPDRWGPYLWAVVDGVEVAGIGVAAGDWQPPVAWTTYFGTDSADRAAEGVRERGGTSAVGPLAFDQGRIVLAADPAGAAFGVWEGEPGVENWMKDPGAPVWIELRTPDPFAAALFYGEVFRWDDQDIDHFGVQYEHERVVLRSEGRTVAALCAVPGAAPHWEVFFSVADTDRAVEEAVKLGGGVASPAEDTPYGRAARLRDVEGGLFSVIAPTAGF; this is translated from the coding sequence ATGGCACGGGACCTGGACGTCGCGCAGTCCTTCTACGGGCCGCTGCTCGGCTGGACGTTCCAGCCCGGGCCGGACCGCTGGGGCCCCTACCTGTGGGCTGTCGTCGACGGTGTCGAGGTGGCCGGGATCGGTGTGGCGGCGGGCGACTGGCAGCCGCCGGTCGCCTGGACGACGTACTTCGGCACGGACAGCGCCGACCGTGCCGCCGAGGGCGTCCGGGAGCGCGGCGGGACCTCGGCGGTCGGGCCGCTCGCCTTCGACCAGGGGCGCATCGTGCTGGCCGCCGACCCGGCGGGCGCCGCGTTCGGCGTCTGGGAGGGCGAGCCCGGGGTGGAGAACTGGATGAAGGACCCGGGTGCGCCGGTCTGGATCGAGCTGCGCACCCCGGACCCGTTCGCCGCCGCGCTCTTCTACGGCGAGGTCTTCCGCTGGGACGACCAGGACATCGACCACTTCGGGGTGCAGTACGAGCACGAGCGGGTGGTGCTGCGCTCGGAGGGCCGCACCGTGGCCGCCCTGTGCGCGGTGCCCGGGGCCGCACCGCACTGGGAGGTGTTCTTCTCCGTCGCGGACACCGACCGGGCCGTCGAGGAGGCGGTGAAGCTGGGCGGCGGCGTCGCCTCGCCGGCCGAGGACACCCCGTACGGGCGGGCGGCGCGGCTGCGGGACGTCGAGGGCGGCCTGTTCTCGGTGATCGCGCCCACCGCGGGCTTCTGA
- a CDS encoding NAD(P)/FAD-dependent oxidoreductase — protein sequence MEQPYVIVGASLAGAKAAEALRAEGHGGPVELIGEETELPYERPPLSKGYLQGKTPRAEFDVHPAAWYAEHDVTLRLGTRVTAINPRARTVELADGTRTGFAKLLLTTGASPRRLPVPGGDGPSVLTLRRVGDSERIRSALRPGARIVIVGAGWIGLETAAAARLAGAEVTVLEMAELPLLRVLGREVARVFADLHRQKGVDLRFGVQVAAVEDGGVRLGDGTLVPADAVVVGVGISPNTALAEAAGLTVDNGVRTDEHLRTSHPDVFAAGDVANAFHPLFGRPIRVEHWANALNQPATAARSMLGRDAVYDRVPYFFTDQYDLGMEYTGYVEPDGYDRVVFRGDVEGREFIAFWLSGGRVLAGMNVNVWDVTDPIRELVRSGRQVDADRLADPDVPLAELAG from the coding sequence ATGGAGCAGCCGTACGTCATCGTGGGGGCGAGCCTGGCCGGCGCGAAGGCCGCCGAGGCGCTGCGCGCCGAGGGGCACGGCGGGCCGGTCGAGCTGATCGGCGAGGAGACCGAACTCCCCTACGAGCGGCCGCCGCTCTCCAAGGGGTACCTCCAGGGCAAAACGCCGCGCGCGGAGTTCGACGTCCATCCGGCGGCCTGGTACGCGGAGCACGACGTGACGCTGCGGCTCGGCACCCGGGTGACCGCGATCAACCCGCGGGCCCGCACCGTGGAGCTGGCCGACGGCACCCGGACGGGCTTCGCCAAGCTGCTGCTGACCACCGGCGCCTCGCCGCGTCGCCTCCCGGTGCCGGGCGGCGACGGCCCGTCGGTACTGACGCTGCGCCGGGTCGGCGACAGCGAGCGGATCCGCTCGGCCCTGCGGCCGGGCGCCCGGATCGTGATCGTGGGTGCGGGCTGGATCGGCCTGGAGACGGCCGCCGCGGCCCGGCTGGCCGGCGCCGAGGTCACCGTGCTGGAGATGGCGGAGCTGCCGCTGCTGCGGGTGCTCGGCCGGGAGGTCGCCCGGGTCTTCGCCGACCTGCACCGGCAGAAAGGTGTGGACCTGCGGTTCGGGGTGCAGGTCGCGGCCGTGGAGGACGGCGGTGTCCGGCTCGGCGACGGCACGCTCGTACCGGCCGACGCCGTCGTGGTGGGCGTCGGCATCAGCCCGAACACCGCGCTCGCCGAGGCGGCCGGACTCACCGTCGACAACGGCGTGCGCACCGACGAGCACCTGCGCACCTCGCACCCGGACGTGTTCGCCGCGGGCGACGTCGCCAACGCCTTCCACCCGCTGTTCGGCCGCCCGATCCGGGTCGAGCACTGGGCGAACGCCCTCAACCAGCCCGCCACGGCCGCCCGGTCGATGCTCGGCCGGGACGCGGTGTACGACCGGGTGCCGTACTTCTTCACCGACCAGTACGACCTCGGCATGGAGTACACCGGCTACGTCGAGCCGGACGGCTACGACCGGGTGGTGTTCCGCGGGGACGTCGAGGGGCGGGAGTTCATCGCGTTCTGGCTGTCCGGCGGCCGGGTGCTGGCCGGGATGAACGTCAACGTCTGGGACGTCACCGACCCGATCCGCGAACTCGTCCGCTCGGGGCGGCAGGTGGACGCCGACCGGCTCGCCGACCCGGACGTGCCGCTGGCGGAGCTCGCCGGATGA
- a CDS encoding MFS transporter yields MAASRLIPPAGPGRALAGAQLANAIGDGAYLVCSALYFTRVVGLSATGVGLGLTLGWAVGAVAGVPLGHLADRRGPRGVAAMLAVGTAAAVGVFLAAGSFPLFLVGTVLYGCAQSGLSAARQALLAGLVEPARRTEIRAHLQSTVNAGLAVGAAVGGVALHLDTPAGYRAVLAMDVLGFLVAAVLLVRLPPVPPAPARAAGEPRLAVLRDRPYAVVALLNTALLLYMPLLSLIVPLWIVERTAAPDWLTAALLVLNTLTVVLCQVRVARRVTGLASAARFVRRAGALLTASCAVFAVSAASSSAWAAAAALLVAAALQVAGELMLGAGSWEIGFGLAPADRQGQYQGFFGTGVAVARTVGPLLLTWLVLGGGAPGWLVLGAVFAAAGAATVPAVRRAERSRAGAAGDRPAAVGAAG; encoded by the coding sequence ATGGCAGCGAGCAGGCTGATCCCGCCGGCGGGCCCGGGGCGGGCCCTGGCCGGCGCGCAGCTCGCCAACGCGATCGGCGACGGCGCCTACCTGGTCTGCTCGGCGCTGTACTTCACCCGGGTGGTGGGGCTGTCGGCGACCGGCGTCGGCCTCGGCCTGACGCTCGGCTGGGCGGTCGGCGCGGTGGCCGGCGTGCCGCTGGGCCACCTCGCGGACCGGCGTGGCCCGCGCGGCGTGGCCGCGATGCTGGCGGTCGGCACCGCCGCCGCGGTCGGGGTCTTCCTGGCCGCCGGGTCGTTCCCGCTGTTCCTGGTCGGCACGGTGCTGTACGGCTGCGCGCAGAGCGGGTTGTCGGCGGCCCGGCAGGCGCTGCTGGCCGGCCTGGTGGAGCCGGCCCGGCGGACGGAGATCCGGGCCCACCTCCAGTCGACGGTCAACGCGGGCCTGGCGGTCGGCGCCGCGGTCGGCGGCGTGGCCCTGCACCTGGACACCCCCGCGGGGTACCGCGCGGTGCTGGCGATGGACGTGCTGGGCTTCCTGGTCGCGGCGGTGCTGCTCGTCCGGCTGCCGCCGGTGCCCCCGGCGCCCGCCCGGGCCGCGGGCGAGCCCCGGCTGGCGGTGCTGCGCGACCGCCCGTACGCCGTGGTGGCCCTGCTCAACACGGCCCTGCTGCTCTACATGCCGCTGCTGTCGCTGATCGTGCCGCTGTGGATCGTGGAGCGGACAGCGGCGCCGGACTGGCTCACGGCGGCGCTGCTGGTGCTGAACACGCTGACCGTGGTGCTCTGCCAGGTCCGGGTGGCGCGGCGGGTGACCGGCCTGGCGTCGGCGGCCCGCTTCGTCCGCCGGGCCGGGGCGCTGCTGACGGCATCCTGCGCGGTGTTCGCGGTGTCGGCGGCGAGCTCCTCCGCGTGGGCGGCCGCCGCGGCGCTGCTGGTCGCCGCGGCGCTGCAGGTGGCGGGCGAGCTGATGCTGGGCGCCGGGTCGTGGGAGATCGGCTTCGGGCTGGCCCCGGCCGACCGCCAGGGCCAGTACCAGGGCTTCTTCGGGACGGGCGTGGCCGTCGCGCGCACCGTCGGGCCGCTGCTGCTGACCTGGCTGGTGCTCGGCGGCGGCGCGCCCGGCTGGCTGGTGCTGGGCGCGGTGTTCGCGGCGGCGGGGGCGGCGACGGTGCCGGCGGTGCGCCGGGCCGAACGGTCGCGGGCCGGGGCCGCCGGGGACCGGCCGGCCGCGGTCGGCGCAGCCGGCTGA
- a CDS encoding DUF1876 domain-containing protein: MHTLVGWHIELEFEEEGDRTKAVALVRLSDGSEVRSHGYSTRHHADSPQPRVGEEVAGARALNDLAMQLLTKAHGELKAGAEPTGPLM, from the coding sequence ATGCACACACTGGTCGGATGGCACATCGAGCTGGAGTTCGAGGAGGAGGGCGACCGGACGAAGGCGGTTGCACTGGTCCGCCTCTCCGACGGCTCGGAGGTCCGCTCGCACGGCTACAGCACCCGGCATCACGCCGACAGCCCGCAGCCCAGGGTCGGCGAGGAGGTCGCCGGGGCCAGGGCCCTCAACGACCTCGCGATGCAGCTGCTCACCAAGGCGCACGGCGAACTGAAGGCGGGCGCCGAGCCCACCGGTCCGCTGATGTAG
- a CDS encoding DUF1990 domain-containing protein, which yields MTLSYPEVGAVTRPGPLPAGYHHLRHRTAVGHGPAALAAAGRAVTTWRMHRAAGVRITADADRAALGTRVTCTIGLGPVRITAPCEVVWTAYGPTLTGFAYGTLAGHPECGEESFTVELADDGTVWFTVVAFSRPGRWYTRLAGPLVPPAQRAYARRCGRTLRRLVAAEAGRRPGPPGRRSRGG from the coding sequence ATGACCCTCAGCTATCCCGAGGTCGGCGCGGTCACCCGCCCCGGCCCACTGCCGGCCGGCTACCACCACCTGCGCCACCGCACCGCGGTCGGCCACGGCCCGGCCGCACTCGCCGCGGCCGGGCGGGCCGTCACCACGTGGCGGATGCACCGGGCGGCCGGTGTCCGGATCACCGCCGACGCCGACCGGGCCGCCCTCGGCACCCGGGTGACCTGCACGATCGGCCTCGGCCCCGTCCGGATCACGGCGCCCTGCGAGGTGGTGTGGACGGCCTACGGGCCGACCCTGACCGGCTTCGCCTACGGCACCCTGGCCGGCCACCCCGAGTGCGGCGAGGAGTCGTTCACCGTCGAGCTCGCCGACGACGGCACGGTCTGGTTCACCGTCGTCGCCTTCAGCCGCCCGGGCCGCTGGTACACCCGCCTGGCCGGCCCGCTCGTCCCGCCCGCCCAGCGGGCGTACGCCCGGCGCTGCGGCCGGACCCTGCGCCGCCTCGTCGCCGCCGAGGCGGGCCGGCGCCCCGGCCCGCCGGGGCGCCGGTCCCGGGGCGGGTGA
- a CDS encoding anti-sigma factor, translating into MTPHHEHDGADDREGRADPGVPDSPHVDVGAYLLGVLDPEDHERFERHLVACPACNAEIDELSGVAPLLAELAGTGSVAPGPPPQLLDRLVDEVTATRRRHRVRRLALVAAAAVLVVGGPLATLAATGHDQPRPPVAAAQFTATDPATGVSAAVGVQGEAWGSRISLALSNVRGPQTCDLVAVSRTGERQTVTTWSIPPIGYGTEALNTSGGAAFHPSDIDHFEVRVLDGGSLLVSVPAHTV; encoded by the coding sequence GTGACGCCGCACCACGAGCACGACGGCGCGGACGACCGCGAGGGCCGCGCCGACCCGGGCGTCCCCGACAGCCCGCACGTCGACGTCGGCGCCTACCTCCTCGGCGTCCTCGACCCCGAGGACCACGAGCGCTTCGAACGCCACCTCGTCGCCTGCCCGGCCTGCAACGCCGAGATCGACGAACTCTCCGGTGTCGCACCGCTGCTCGCCGAACTCGCCGGGACGGGTTCGGTGGCCCCCGGGCCGCCGCCCCAGCTCCTGGACCGCCTGGTGGACGAGGTCACCGCCACCCGGCGCCGCCACCGCGTCCGCCGCCTCGCACTGGTCGCGGCCGCCGCCGTGCTGGTGGTCGGCGGCCCGCTGGCCACCCTCGCGGCCACCGGCCACGACCAGCCCAGGCCGCCGGTCGCCGCCGCGCAGTTCACCGCCACCGACCCGGCCACCGGTGTCTCCGCCGCCGTCGGTGTCCAGGGCGAGGCGTGGGGCAGCCGGATCAGCCTCGCCCTGAGCAACGTCCGCGGCCCGCAGACCTGCGACCTGGTCGCCGTCTCCCGGACGGGCGAGCGGCAGACCGTCACCACCTGGTCCATTCCGCCGATCGGCTACGGCACCGAGGCCCTCAACACCAGCGGCGGGGCCGCGTTCCACCCCTCCGACATCGACCACTTCGAGGTCCGGGTGCTCGACGGCGGCAGCCTGCTGGTCTCCGTCCCGGCCCACACCGTCTGA
- the trxA gene encoding thioredoxin, with translation MSTVELTTENFDDIVPGPEGKDFVLIDFWAEWCGPCRMFGPIFDRASERHEDIVFAKVDTEAQQELAAAFDVQSIPTLAIIREGVLVFAQPGALPENALEDLIGQARTLDMAEVHAGVAKARAKAEAEAQA, from the coding sequence ATGAGCACGGTCGAACTGACCACCGAGAACTTCGACGACATCGTTCCCGGTCCGGAGGGCAAGGACTTCGTCCTGATCGACTTCTGGGCCGAGTGGTGCGGTCCGTGCCGGATGTTCGGGCCGATCTTCGACCGCGCGTCGGAGCGGCACGAGGACATCGTGTTCGCCAAGGTGGACACGGAGGCGCAGCAGGAGCTGGCCGCCGCCTTCGACGTGCAGTCGATCCCGACCCTGGCGATCATCCGCGAGGGTGTCCTGGTGTTCGCCCAGCCCGGTGCGCTGCCGGAGAACGCGCTGGAGGACCTGATCGGCCAGGCCCGCACGCTGGACATGGCGGAGGTGCACGCCGGGGTGGCGAAGGCGCGCGCCAAGGCCGAGGCCGAGGCGCAGGCCTGA
- a CDS encoding TetR/AcrR family transcriptional regulator C-terminal domain-containing protein, whose amino-acid sequence MGRPGRALLSRAAIARAALDVVDETGADGLTMRALADRLGVKAASLYNHVASKDELLDALAELVNAEIDLGPLDDPDWRAGLTGYLRGYRGVFLRHPHTIALLARRRVEADRQLLTYDALLAALGRAGLTPADAAEAAAALDYLVLGSALETFTAGFTRPAADYRPRYPALAGALDASAVRGPGLDDRGFELALGLLLDGLAARARST is encoded by the coding sequence GTGGGGCGACCCGGCAGGGCACTGCTGAGCAGGGCGGCCATCGCGCGCGCGGCCCTCGACGTGGTCGACGAGACCGGCGCCGACGGCCTCACCATGCGGGCCCTCGCCGACCGCCTCGGCGTCAAGGCCGCCTCGCTCTACAACCACGTCGCGAGCAAGGACGAACTCCTCGACGCCCTCGCCGAACTCGTCAACGCCGAGATCGACCTCGGCCCGCTCGACGACCCCGACTGGCGGGCCGGCCTCACCGGCTACCTCCGCGGCTACCGCGGCGTCTTCCTGCGGCACCCGCACACCATCGCGCTGCTCGCCCGCCGCCGGGTCGAGGCCGACCGCCAGCTGCTCACCTACGACGCCCTGCTCGCCGCGCTCGGCCGCGCCGGACTCACCCCCGCGGACGCGGCCGAGGCGGCCGCCGCCCTCGACTACCTCGTGCTCGGCTCCGCCCTGGAGACCTTCACCGCGGGCTTCACCCGCCCGGCGGCCGACTACCGGCCCCGCTACCCCGCCCTCGCCGGCGCCCTGGACGCCTCCGCCGTGCGCGGCCCAGGGCTCGACGACCGGGGCTTCGAGCTGGCCCTCGGCCTGCTCCTCGACGGCCTCGCCGCCCGCGCCCGGAGCACCTGA
- a CDS encoding APC family permease encodes MNPTPPRPPASGDAERLAALGYRQELRRSLGVLGNIAMGFAVVSPVVGLYAVAQVGTSVDGGAWVWALPVCLLGQLLVVCVYSELASQWPLAGGAYQWSRRLAGPSFAWMTGWLWQFAVMFANTTVAYLAAPWFFALFGAVPGPAELVLTAVGFLLACTLVNAYGITLLRWFVSLGIAAEAVASVLVGLALLLFFRQHGFGLLTDTLGAPAATGSTPAMSFLAVVAVGGWAFIGFDACVSTAEETKDAARQVPRAMRWSLLGVGAVVILNAVSVGLAHPDPAKVVSGEDLDPVTTAVTAGFGDWSAKPFVLVVLVSFTACLMASQGGAARGLYSLARDGVFPFSAQVRKVNRHQAPIGGLVAATLVSCAALPLGLRSAAMGSLITFGTAATFVPFFLLTAVSLTARLRGTWRPAGEVSYGRWGTPLNVLAVLWTGLEVVNICWPRAVLAPPGAPWYQVWAALLGTGVVGLAGLGYLLLRRPQRLMRDPDPQRPLGDEPAPAVL; translated from the coding sequence ATGAACCCCACCCCACCCAGACCCCCGGCATCCGGCGACGCGGAGCGGCTGGCGGCCCTCGGCTACCGGCAGGAGCTGCGCCGCAGCCTCGGGGTGCTCGGCAACATCGCGATGGGATTCGCCGTCGTCTCGCCCGTGGTCGGCCTGTACGCGGTCGCCCAGGTCGGCACCAGCGTGGACGGCGGCGCCTGGGTGTGGGCCCTGCCGGTCTGCCTGCTCGGCCAGCTGCTGGTGGTCTGCGTCTACTCCGAACTCGCCTCCCAGTGGCCGCTGGCCGGCGGCGCCTACCAGTGGAGCCGCCGCCTCGCCGGGCCGTCCTTCGCCTGGATGACCGGCTGGCTGTGGCAGTTCGCCGTGATGTTCGCCAACACCACCGTCGCCTACCTGGCCGCGCCGTGGTTCTTCGCCCTGTTCGGTGCCGTGCCCGGCCCGGCGGAGCTGGTCCTGACGGCGGTGGGCTTCCTGCTGGCCTGCACCCTGGTCAACGCGTACGGGATCACCCTGCTGCGGTGGTTCGTCTCGCTCGGGATCGCCGCCGAGGCCGTCGCCTCCGTCCTGGTCGGGCTGGCGCTGCTGCTGTTCTTCCGGCAGCACGGCTTCGGGCTGCTCACCGACACCCTCGGCGCGCCGGCGGCGACCGGCAGCACGCCGGCGATGTCCTTCCTGGCCGTGGTCGCGGTCGGCGGCTGGGCGTTCATCGGCTTCGACGCCTGCGTCTCCACCGCCGAGGAGACCAAGGACGCCGCCCGCCAGGTGCCCCGGGCGATGCGCTGGTCGCTGCTGGGCGTCGGCGCGGTGGTGATCCTCAACGCCGTCTCGGTCGGGCTCGCCCACCCGGACCCGGCGAAGGTGGTCTCCGGCGAGGACCTCGACCCGGTCACCACCGCGGTCACCGCGGGCTTCGGCGACTGGTCCGCCAAGCCCTTCGTGCTGGTCGTGCTCGTCAGCTTCACCGCCTGCCTGATGGCCTCCCAGGGCGGCGCCGCCCGCGGCCTGTACTCGCTGGCGCGCGACGGCGTGTTCCCGTTCTCCGCCCAGGTGCGGAAGGTCAACCGGCACCAGGCCCCGATCGGCGGCCTGGTCGCCGCCACCCTGGTCAGCTGCGCCGCGCTGCCGCTCGGCCTGCGGTCGGCCGCGATGGGGTCGCTGATCACCTTCGGCACGGCCGCCACCTTCGTGCCGTTCTTCCTGCTCACCGCCGTGTCGCTGACCGCCCGGCTGCGCGGCACCTGGCGCCCGGCCGGCGAGGTCTCGTACGGGCGGTGGGGCACCCCGCTGAACGTGCTCGCTGTGCTCTGGACGGGCCTGGAGGTGGTCAACATCTGCTGGCCGCGGGCCGTGCTGGCACCGCCCGGCGCGCCCTGGTACCAGGTCTGGGCCGCCCTGCTGGGCACCGGCGTGGTGGGCCTGGCCGGTCTCGGCTACCTGCTGCTGCGCCGCCCGCAGCGGCTGATGCGCGACCCCGATCCGCAACGGCCGCTCGGCGACGAGCCGGCACCGGCGGTGCTCTGA